DNA from Gramella sp. MAR_2010_147:
AATCTTCATCCCCATATTTCCTGCAAGAGCAGAAAAGAAGGCTCCAAAGATAAATGCTACTATAATAAGGTAATGTGTTGTGGGAACAAAATAAGCAATAGCGGCCAGGGCTATACTGGCACCAATCACAAAGAGCGTCAATAATTTATATTCTGCTTTCAGAAAGGCGAGTGCGCCTTCATAGATGTGAGCTGAAATTTCTTTCATCTTTCCGTCTCCGGAATCCTGTTTCATTACCCAGGATCTTTTGACCCACATATAAATGAGTCCGATTATTGCCAGCACTGCAGGCATATAAATCATTATTGCTTCCATATTGTAGCTAGGTTAATTTGTTAATTATTTATTAATGCCCGCTAATGTAGTAAATTCAGCAATAATTAAAAAAGCAATAACTTTTTAAGGTTATTGCTTTTAATATATCAATATAAAAGAAAAAAAATTAGAATTATATACCGAAGCGTGATTTATCCCCTTCGTATTCCTCAAATCTCTTCACACATTGTCTTATGATCTCACGAGCTTCTTCAGCATCACCAAAGTCTCCTGTATCTACTTTTTTCTTCTCAAGATCCTTATAAACTTTAAAGAAATGTTCTATCTCCTTGATCATATGACCATTCAATTCTTTAAGATCGTTCAATCTATTCCAGATTGGGTCTGAAACCGGCACACAAATAATTTTCTCATCAGGGCCCTTCTCATCAGCCATATGGAAAACCCCAATTGGCTTTACTTCCATAACAATCCCTGGAAAGGTAGGTTCAGAAACCAACACTAGTACATCAAGTGGATCTTCATCCAAAGCCAAAGTGTTAGGAATAAAACCATAATCTGCAGGATACATCATCGAAGAGAAGATCATCCTGTCATAACGAACTTTTTTAAGTTCAAAATCATATTCGTACTTGTTTCTACTCCCTTTTGGGATTTCGATCAATACGTCAAAAGTATCAGACATTTTTATTTATTTTCTTCATTAAAATTAAGGGCTGCAAATATAGTTAATTCTGATCTTTAAAACCTTAACTAAAAGTGAAATCCGAAATCTATTGTAAATGCCATAGATCTGGCATCGGGATTATCAAAATAATTCCCCCTGAAATGCACATCAAAACGCATAACCTTAAAGATATTTCCAATACCAACACTATACTCATAAAAAGGATCGGAATCTGGCGCGACCAATGGTAGCCCGGAAGCATCTATATCTTTACTTTCCTGAGAAATATCACCGTACACAGCTCTAAATCCAACCAGCTCCCTTAGATTCAGTTCTCTTAAAAGCGGTATCCTTGAAAACAACCTTCCGTTAAAGTTATGGTCTATATGAATTGCCGAATAGCTATCGGTAACAAATTCGTAAAAATCGAGTGTTGGAAATGTATTGTAAAGCGCAAAATAGGTCTGGTTACCAGGAACCACACTTAGCAGTCCCAGTGGAATCGCATCAAAAGTTTTCCCAGCTTCAAGGCTAATATTGGAACGTCCAAGCCCTCCAACCAATAGCGGCTGGTTATAAAAGAACTGAAGCTTTTTATAATTAAAATCACTATTGAACACATCTTTCACCCCAAGACTGTAATTTAAGAACAGTGTTGGAAAATCTTCGTCATTCACTACACTTCGCTCCACCCCGAAGCCTGAAACCTTTCTTCCCGGTGTCCAGGTTATAATACTGGATAATTCAGTCTGGTTGATTTCTGAATCTATTATTGTTCTTTCTTCATCTACATAGTAATCGAGGCTAAACTCTGGAGAGGCAGGTTTTAATACCCTGTAGTTAGCTCCCACACGAACCTTTAGATTCTTTAAAGGTTCCATTTCAATGGCGAAGACACTTAAATTAATAGAGCTCAATTTATCATTATCGCCAACATTCAGTAACGAAGAAGAAGCCAGGCTTCTACCTAATACATCAGTAGAATTGGTAAGGCTGGTCCCTAGCTGCTCTACATCCCTTCGATTTCCGCCGGTTAATATCAATCTTGATTTAGGATCCAGGAGTACCTTTCCCGAAATCCCGTACTTGAATTTCTGATCTTTAAAACCGTAAGCACCATAAGCTTCAATTCGCCATGGGTCATTTTGTCCAAAATAAGTTCGCCCCCCAAATCGTGTTCTCACACCTTCTACATCATTAAATCCAAAAGTTGAGTAGACAGGACCGTAATCCCATCC
Protein-coding regions in this window:
- a CDS encoding inorganic diphosphatase; its protein translation is MSDTFDVLIEIPKGSRNKYEYDFELKKVRYDRMIFSSMMYPADYGFIPNTLALDEDPLDVLVLVSEPTFPGIVMEVKPIGVFHMADEKGPDEKIICVPVSDPIWNRLNDLKELNGHMIKEIEHFFKVYKDLEKKKVDTGDFGDAEEAREIIRQCVKRFEEYEGDKSRFGI